The Gemella massiliensis genome contains a region encoding:
- the recN gene encoding DNA repair protein RecN, which produces MLIQLNIKQFGIIEQATLELKNGLTVLSGETGAGKSMILAAISQLSGQRTSTSYIRYGEDKASVEGVFDFPKSKEVAKIFKELDLGVEDDEVIIIRRDIYSTGKSICRINGIVVNLATLKKVTAYLLDIHEQHDNQVLLVEKNHLNLIDTFSKETIIPILVKYKEKYREYKVIQEKISNLKRQESDVLQKIDFLKYQYNELESLKLKKDEDFELEKEIDYLENFEKVNSLAYSISEDIDGERGILSKLGRIRSNLGELSSYNDNFDEKYEEITNLYYILDDLRYEISSYTDDIEYDEEKLNKLNFRLDKIRMLERKYSRKLNELIILKEEIVEELEELENYEENVENYLKRSAVIETDIKKLAKKLTEARKKTAIHLESLIQEELKFLYMEKSIIKVDFKEKDFAQDGCDDVRILISANLGEPLKSLSKVASGGELSRVMLALKIIFSRSIEATSIIFDEIDTGVSGRVSQRMAEKMYQLGVNSQVLCISHLPQTTALADTNLLIRKVIFDKRTLTKIKELNDQEKIMEVARMLSGDNLTKLSEEHAVEMLELAKKTQKNIINNIVKNNKDM; this is translated from the coding sequence GTGTTAATACAATTAAATATTAAACAGTTTGGTATTATTGAACAAGCGACGCTTGAATTAAAAAACGGATTGACTGTACTCAGCGGTGAAACCGGAGCGGGAAAATCTATGATACTCGCAGCTATATCCCAACTTTCAGGGCAAAGGACATCAACTTCTTATATAAGATACGGAGAAGATAAGGCAAGTGTAGAAGGGGTATTTGATTTTCCAAAAAGTAAAGAAGTAGCAAAAATATTTAAAGAGTTAGACCTCGGTGTAGAAGATGATGAAGTTATTATTATAAGACGTGATATATACAGTACAGGAAAAAGTATTTGTCGTATTAATGGTATTGTTGTAAATCTGGCAACATTGAAAAAAGTAACCGCTTATCTATTGGATATTCACGAACAGCACGATAATCAAGTATTATTAGTTGAAAAAAATCACTTAAATTTAATAGATACTTTTTCAAAAGAAACAATAATACCGATATTAGTAAAATATAAAGAAAAATATAGAGAGTATAAAGTAATACAAGAAAAAATTTCCAATTTGAAACGACAAGAGAGTGATGTTTTACAAAAGATAGATTTTTTAAAATATCAATATAATGAACTCGAATCGTTAAAATTAAAAAAAGATGAAGATTTTGAACTAGAAAAAGAGATTGATTACTTAGAAAATTTCGAAAAAGTTAATAGTTTGGCATATAGTATTTCTGAAGATATAGACGGTGAGCGTGGAATTTTGTCAAAATTAGGAAGAATTCGTTCCAACTTAGGAGAATTAAGTAGTTACAATGATAATTTTGATGAAAAATATGAAGAAATAACAAATTTATATTATATATTAGATGATTTAAGATATGAAATATCCAGTTATACAGATGACATAGAATACGATGAAGAAAAATTAAATAAACTTAATTTCAGATTAGATAAGATACGTATGTTGGAGCGAAAATATTCACGCAAATTAAATGAACTGATTATTTTAAAAGAAGAAATAGTAGAGGAATTAGAAGAATTAGAAAACTATGAAGAAAATGTAGAAAATTATTTAAAAAGAAGTGCGGTAATAGAAACAGATATAAAGAAATTAGCTAAAAAACTTACAGAAGCACGAAAAAAAACAGCAATTCATCTTGAAAGCTTAATACAAGAAGAACTTAAGTTTTTATATATGGAAAAAAGTATAATAAAAGTTGATTTCAAAGAAAAAGATTTTGCACAAGATGGTTGTGATGATGTACGAATACTTATCAGTGCTAACTTAGGAGAACCGCTTAAATCATTGTCAAAAGTTGCTTCCGGTGGAGAACTTTCGCGTGTTATGTTAGCATTGAAGATTATTTTTTCACGCAGTATTGAGGCAACGTCAATTATTTTTGACGAAATTGATACCGGAGTTAGTGGACGTGTTTCGCAACGTATGGCAGAAAAAATGTATCAGTTAGGTGTTAATTCGCAAGTATTGTGTATTTCACATTTACCACAAACAACGGCATTAGCTGATACAAATTTGCTGATTAGAAAAGTGATATTTGATAAAAGAACATTAACAAAAATAAAAGAGTTGAATGACCAAGAAAAAATAATGGAAGTAGCCAGAATGTTATCAGGAGATAATTTAACAAAATTATCAGAAGAACATGCGGTGGAAATGTTAGAATTAGCTAAGAAAACACAAAAAAATATAATAAATAATATTGTTAAAAACAATAAAGATATGTAA
- a CDS encoding TlyA family RNA methyltransferase yields MTKERADILCVSQGLFDSKEKAKRAIMAGIVYNDNIRIDKAGEKVDFTATLRIKGKQMPYVSRGGLKLEKAISELGFDVKDKVMLDIGSSTGGFTDCALQHGAKFVYALDVGTNQLVWKLRNNEHVKVMEQTNFRYSVKEDFNIYPIDIASIDVSFISLSLILPNLAAIINDNGMVCALVKPQFEAGRDKVGKGGIVRDKKIQTEVIEKVLLLANSVGFSMINLTYSPITGGEGNIEFLMILSYNAKKDINNGSINIEHVVNNAHNHFK; encoded by the coding sequence ATGACAAAAGAACGTGCGGATATCCTTTGCGTCAGTCAAGGATTATTTGATTCAAAAGAGAAAGCAAAACGAGCCATTATGGCAGGTATAGTATATAATGATAATATAAGAATAGATAAGGCGGGGGAGAAAGTAGATTTTACTGCTACACTTCGTATTAAAGGGAAACAAATGCCATATGTAAGTCGAGGCGGTCTTAAATTGGAAAAAGCAATTAGTGAATTAGGTTTTGATGTAAAAGATAAAGTTATGCTTGATATCGGTTCATCAACCGGCGGGTTTACCGATTGCGCTTTACAACATGGTGCAAAATTTGTTTATGCACTTGATGTAGGAACTAATCAGCTGGTTTGGAAACTTCGGAATAATGAACATGTTAAAGTTATGGAACAAACCAACTTTCGATATAGTGTAAAAGAAGATTTTAATATATATCCGATTGATATAGCATCTATTGATGTATCGTTTATTTCATTGTCATTAATTTTACCTAATCTTGCTGCTATAATTAATGATAACGGAATGGTGTGTGCATTAGTTAAACCACAATTTGAAGCCGGACGTGATAAAGTTGGTAAGGGTGGAATAGTGAGAGATAAGAAAATTCAAACAGAAGTAATTGAAAAAGTATTATTACTTGCTAACAGCGTCGGTTTTAGTATGATAAACTTAACATATTCTCCTATTACCGGTGGAGAAGGGAATATTGAATTTCTTATGATACTTAGTTATAATGCTAAAAAAGATATAAATAACGGTAGTATAAATATTGAGCATGTAGTAAATAATGCTCATAATCACTTCAAATAA
- a CDS encoding BtrH N-terminal domain-containing protein, with product MKITTKAFIGQHCESTATGTLLNQLGIELSEPLLFGLGQGLGFIIWNMKNMDFPFIGGRIKTDLLTKNIAQNLNLKLTVKETTSKIKAWKEVKQLLDSGKAVGLKLDCYHLEYFKNPPHFAGHYVAILGYDDKNTYLVDTVQQGSDVKTSLESLAMARSEKGPMSSKNLYYILEKDNDIIPLKEAIITAIRNNAHTYLNPPIKNLNYKGIEKASKEIIKWFDRSTNRKFEFSTSAMLMERSGTGGALFRNIYRDFLHEAYQITNNQVIKHAYNEFIDIAKKWAEVISLFEKIGETDERICVLQAADILKIISKKEKETMELLKDI from the coding sequence ATGAAAATAACAACGAAAGCGTTTATAGGGCAACACTGTGAAAGTACAGCAACAGGAACTTTATTAAATCAACTAGGAATTGAATTAAGCGAACCGTTACTATTCGGTTTAGGACAAGGATTGGGCTTTATTATATGGAATATGAAAAATATGGATTTTCCTTTTATAGGAGGGCGTATTAAAACAGATTTACTAACAAAAAATATAGCACAAAATTTGAATCTCAAATTAACCGTCAAAGAAACAACATCAAAAATAAAAGCATGGAAAGAGGTAAAACAACTACTTGATAGTGGGAAGGCTGTTGGTTTAAAATTAGATTGCTATCACTTGGAATATTTTAAAAATCCGCCCCATTTCGCAGGTCATTATGTTGCGATACTTGGATACGATGATAAAAATACTTATTTAGTTGATACAGTTCAACAAGGTTCTGATGTGAAAACATCATTAGAAAGTTTAGCCATGGCACGAAGTGAAAAAGGACCTATGTCATCTAAAAATTTATATTATATCCTTGAAAAAGATAATGATATAATACCATTGAAAGAAGCAATTATAACCGCAATCCGTAATAATGCACATACTTATCTGAATCCACCTATTAAGAACTTAAATTATAAAGGTATTGAGAAAGCAAGTAAAGAAATTATAAAATGGTTTGATAGATCAACAAATAGAAAATTCGAGTTTTCAACTTCTGCAATGCTAATGGAGAGATCAGGAACCGGTGGAGCGTTATTTAGAAATATTTATCGTGATTTTTTGCACGAAGCATATCAAATAACAAATAATCAAGTTATTAAACATGCGTATAATGAATTTATCGACATTGCTAAAAAATGGGCAGAGGTAATTTCTCTATTTGAAAAAATAGGAGAAACAGATGAACGTATCTGCGTTTTACAAGCTGCTGATATATTAAAAATTATTTCAAAAAAAGAAAAAGAGACTATGGAGTTACTGAAAGATATTTAA
- a CDS encoding PadR family transcriptional regulator, translated as MKISLTEQIILGLLAEQPQHGYHIENLITERGMRKSAEIGFSSIYYVLERLEKKQLATSLSTKGKEKKQYKITDLGMEVLKEKTKNQISERKPANTHLMTGLATSHLINTLELITALEDRQAVLLTDLKILQEKMKKGSNVQAARQLFSLSEVLLKAELSWIKNELERLRK; from the coding sequence ATGAAAATATCATTAACAGAACAAATAATACTGGGACTTTTAGCAGAACAACCACAGCATGGTTATCATATAGAAAATTTAATCACTGAAAGAGGTATGAGAAAATCGGCAGAAATCGGTTTTTCTTCTATCTATTATGTACTTGAACGTCTGGAGAAAAAGCAATTAGCAACCAGTCTTTCAACTAAGGGAAAGGAGAAAAAACAATATAAGATAACGGACTTGGGAATGGAAGTGCTAAAAGAAAAAACAAAAAATCAAATTTCAGAAAGAAAACCTGCTAATACACATCTTATGACAGGATTAGCTACAAGTCATTTAATTAATACATTAGAACTAATAACTGCTTTAGAAGACAGACAAGCTGTATTATTAACAGATTTAAAAATTCTACAAGAAAAAATGAAAAAAGGTAGCAATGTCCAAGCAGCAAGACAATTATTTAGCTTAAGTGAAGTATTATTGAAAGCAGAGTTAAGTTGGATAAAAAATGAATTGGAGAGATTAAGAAAATGA
- a CDS encoding glycogen/starch/alpha-glucan phosphorylase, producing MRAKKFEIKIEKYLKRQFGITIDAASKRQIYEAVMSTVREELSEKKFAYEQELKKTKQKRAYYMSMEFLVGRTLRNNLFNLGLEQEVKEYLANNNFSLDEIYNIEPDPGLGNGGLGRLASCYLDALTSNDYPVTGFSILYEYGIFKQVINNGWQEEFPDYWLDLGKYGLVYRNDEEVEVRFYGYVEEKLTEKGFTVEHKNYTAIQAEPYDLLISGYKTDSVNTLRLWEAKAKTGFNMKLFEKGEYSKSSEAEAIASSISKLLYPADSTNEGKELRIKQQYFFISASLQQLIKNHYNEFGTLENLSEHVALHINDTHPAMGVPELMRLLLDEYGYSWEKAWEITTKTFAYTNHTIMSEALEKWSVDLFKPLLPRIYSIIEEINKRFCAWVLEQGKGYTLAQTAIIYDNQIRMANLSIVGSHNVNGVSKLHSDILVESTFKAFNELYPTKFGNVTNGIAHRRWLGQANPELAIYLEKLIGNDFIKDLSKINKLNNYVNDKKVIEQLMKIKKIKKEQLAEYIQNTTGITVNPNSIFDVQVKRLHEYKRQLLNALHIVYLYKEIKYNGLRPVPRTFIFAAKASSGYQMAKNIIKFIHSISQMIESDELVREYIKVVFLPDYKVILAEKIIPAADISEQISQAGKEASGTGNMKLMLNGAITLGTLDGANVEICEAVGHDNIFIFGLETSQVNDLNLRGYKSWEYYSSSPRIKETLDFIRTMTVGGMNFSFIVDYLLTQDNFMCLADFDSYVEMQEKVSKIYQDKEKWGRMSLINTANAGIFSADRAVEEYAKNIWNIKKVK from the coding sequence CGTGCATACTATATGTCAATGGAGTTTTTAGTAGGACGTACGTTACGTAATAATTTATTTAATTTAGGATTAGAACAAGAGGTTAAAGAATATTTAGCGAATAATAATTTTTCATTAGATGAAATTTATAATATTGAACCGGATCCGGGATTAGGTAACGGCGGACTTGGTAGACTTGCTTCATGTTATTTAGATGCTTTGACAAGTAATGATTATCCGGTAACGGGATTTTCTATTTTATATGAATATGGTATTTTTAAACAAGTTATTAATAATGGATGGCAAGAAGAATTTCCGGATTATTGGTTGGATCTTGGAAAATACGGTCTAGTATATCGTAATGACGAAGAAGTTGAAGTACGTTTTTATGGATATGTTGAGGAAAAATTAACCGAAAAAGGTTTTACCGTTGAACACAAGAATTACACGGCAATCCAAGCCGAACCATATGATTTATTAATATCCGGTTACAAAACAGATAGCGTTAATACTTTAAGACTATGGGAAGCAAAAGCAAAAACCGGGTTTAATATGAAATTGTTTGAAAAAGGTGAATACTCCAAATCATCAGAAGCAGAAGCAATCGCTTCTTCAATTTCTAAATTATTATATCCTGCCGATAGTACAAATGAGGGTAAAGAATTGCGTATTAAGCAACAATACTTTTTTATCAGTGCATCACTTCAGCAATTGATAAAGAATCATTATAATGAATTTGGTACTTTAGAAAATTTATCTGAGCACGTAGCGCTACATATTAATGATACCCATCCTGCAATGGGAGTACCGGAGTTAATGCGTCTTTTATTAGATGAATACGGATATTCGTGGGAAAAAGCGTGGGAAATTACAACAAAAACATTTGCTTATACTAATCATACTATTATGTCAGAAGCCTTAGAAAAATGGTCGGTAGATTTGTTCAAGCCATTATTACCGCGTATTTACTCAATTATTGAAGAAATTAATAAGCGTTTTTGTGCTTGGGTATTGGAACAAGGTAAAGGATATACTCTAGCTCAAACGGCTATTATTTATGATAATCAAATAAGAATGGCGAACCTATCTATAGTTGGTAGTCATAATGTGAATGGGGTATCTAAATTACATAGTGATATATTGGTAGAGTCGACATTTAAGGCATTTAATGAATTATATCCAACTAAATTTGGAAATGTAACGAACGGTATTGCTCATAGAAGATGGCTGGGTCAAGCAAATCCTGAATTAGCAATCTATTTGGAAAAACTTATTGGTAATGATTTTATTAAAGATTTATCAAAAATTAACAAATTAAATAACTATGTAAACGATAAAAAAGTTATTGAACAATTAATGAAAATTAAAAAAATTAAAAAAGAACAACTTGCTGAATACATTCAAAATACAACCGGCATAACAGTCAATCCAAATTCTATTTTTGATGTTCAGGTAAAACGTTTGCACGAATATAAACGTCAGCTATTAAATGCGTTACATATTGTTTATTTATACAAAGAAATTAAATATAACGGTTTAAGACCTGTACCAAGGACATTTATTTTTGCGGCGAAAGCATCATCAGGATACCAAATGGCAAAAAATATAATTAAATTTATTCATTCGATTTCTCAAATGATTGAATCTGATGAATTAGTCAGGGAGTATATTAAAGTAGTATTTTTGCCGGATTATAAAGTTATATTAGCAGAAAAAATTATTCCTGCCGCTGACATAAGCGAACAAATTTCTCAAGCCGGAAAAGAAGCGAGTGGAACGGGAAATATGAAACTTATGTTAAATGGAGCGATAACTCTTGGAACATTAGATGGAGCAAATGTCGAAATTTGTGAGGCTGTTGGTCATGATAATATTTTTATCTTTGGTTTAGAAACATCACAAGTTAATGACTTAAATCTACGTGGGTATAAGTCGTGGGAATACTACAGCAGTTCTCCACGTATTAAAGAAACGTTAGATTTTATTCGTACGATGACAGTTGGTGGAATGAATTTTAGCTTTATCGTAGATTATCTCTTAACACAAGATAATTTTATGTGTTTAGCAGATTTTGACAGTTATGTAGAAATGCAAGAAAAAGTTTCTAAAATTTATCAAGATAAAGAAAAATGGGGACGTATGAGTTTAATTAATACAGCCAATGCCGGTATTTTTTCAGCTGATAGAGCGGTTGAAGAATACGCAAAAAATATTTGGAATATAAAAAAAGTAAAATAA